In Halopseudomonas nanhaiensis, a single window of DNA contains:
- a CDS encoding NAD-glutamate dehydrogenase, translated as MALILASSKQELLEILTERLQSLVETGDEQDIARFTRHFFGIVPLEELLTRHDSDLLGGTLSFWRFMQQRSGPTEKLRVFNPDTQQHGWQTTHSVIEMLHPDSPFLVDSIRIELKRQGLTVHTLQNSVMKVERDERGELVAVHDASTPVDERVRAESVIYIEVERCATAGGLKAIEHGLMEALGHVRAAVGDFPVMQERLRDVINTLADDQPSYFDESERAEAMDFLQWLLADHFTFLGYERFAISEGLSEQRLGVQSEHSLGVLALDQWDDSTEELPDTVISYLQQPLLLSFAKASHFSRVHRPAYPDYVSIREVDAEGNVLLEHRFMGLYTSKVYRDGVDRIPYLRRKVEAVRNELGLDPDSHLGKELDQTLQVLPRDDLFQMSPEVLRETAIGIVQMQERARIRVFLRRGNYSRFYYCLVFVPRDLYSTDIRLKIQAVLMDRLQATECEFWTYFSESILTRTQFILRIEPSRIEHDIDHQQIERDVIQACRDWHDDFRDRLEDSLGEAEAVIAWANFGESFPAGYSERFTTASAVVDLRHLLSLSEADPLGMSFYQPLTQQQGVLHCKLYHMGEPLPLSDIMPILENLGLRVMGEFPFRIVGADGRTYWIHDFEFTYALESTRDLQEVNQLFRDAFITIWRGQAENDAFNRLVLLANMSWRDVALLRAYARYIKQIRMGFELPYLASTLVSHWDIAHELVRLFKTRFYLARKASAAELEDKLEAAIIGALDGVAVLNEDRILRRYLDLIKATLRTNFYQNDERGQPKEYISLKFDPQRIPELPLPRPMYEIYVYSPRFEGVHLRGGKVARGGLRWSDREEDYRTEVLGLVKAQQVKNAVIVPVGAKGGFVPRRLPLGGSRDDIQQEAIACYRLFIRGLLDLTDNLVEGEVSPPAQVVRYDDDDPYLVVAADKGTATFSDIANSIAAEYNFWLGDAFASGGSAGYDHKKMGITARGAWVSVQRHFRERGVNIQEEPITVIGIGDMAGDVFGNGMLLSRQLKLVAAFNHMHIFIDPDPDPERSFEERQRLFDLPRSSWTDYDASLISEGGGIFERSLKQIRLTARMKELFDIDADTLTPAELINRLLKAPVDLLWNGGIGTYVKGSGETHAEVGDKANDALRVDGRDLRCRVVGEGGNLGMTQLGRIEYALNGGGVNTDFIDNAGGVDCSDHEVNIKILLNEVVAAQDITLKQRNELLASMTESVAGLVLDNNYKQTQAISLAQRQATKAMGEYRRFINAMETAGKLNRSLEFIAADDTLAERSAQGGGLTRAELSVLISYSKADLKETLAASDLPDDPYMSRELKTAFPPMLVDRHGDALEQHRLRREIIATQLANNLVNHMGITFLRRLQQSTGAPPGDIARAYVVGRDVFGLEDQFARIEALDHQIPADIQMDLMDDLMRLGRRSARWFIRNRRLGLKPEQEVAHFAPRIAELTEQADVLFEGPVRDVWETRFDQYCQAGVPESIARFVAGTGHFFTMLGIIEAADETGQPTERVAQVFFSLGSELQMPWFTQVVTGLQVDSHWQALARESYRDDLDWQVRSMTVSALQLAGEDLTPQEIVEVWLDRNQFLLQRWRVMLAELKSASSHDYPMVAVAMRELLDLAQNARQTAMGALCNN; from the coding sequence ATGGCTTTGATCCTGGCCAGCAGCAAACAGGAACTTCTGGAGATTCTTACCGAACGTCTGCAATCGCTGGTCGAAACGGGCGACGAACAGGACATCGCCCGATTCACCCGGCACTTCTTCGGCATCGTTCCGCTGGAGGAACTGCTCACCCGGCATGATTCGGACCTGCTTGGCGGCACGCTGTCCTTCTGGCGCTTCATGCAGCAGCGCTCCGGCCCCACCGAAAAGCTCCGGGTGTTCAACCCCGACACGCAGCAACATGGCTGGCAGACCACGCACTCGGTCATCGAGATGTTGCATCCGGACTCGCCGTTTCTCGTGGATTCCATACGCATCGAACTCAAGCGCCAGGGGCTGACGGTTCACACGCTGCAAAACAGCGTGATGAAGGTTGAGCGTGACGAGCGTGGCGAGCTGGTCGCCGTGCATGATGCGTCCACGCCGGTCGATGAGCGGGTTCGCGCCGAATCGGTTATCTACATAGAAGTCGAGCGCTGCGCTACCGCCGGCGGCCTCAAGGCTATCGAGCACGGCCTGATGGAAGCGCTGGGGCATGTCAGGGCTGCCGTGGGCGACTTCCCGGTCATGCAGGAGCGCCTGCGAGACGTGATCAACACCCTCGCCGATGATCAGCCGAGCTACTTCGACGAAAGCGAGCGCGCCGAGGCGATGGACTTTCTGCAATGGCTGCTGGCCGACCATTTCACCTTCCTGGGGTATGAGCGGTTCGCCATAAGCGAAGGCTTGAGCGAGCAGCGCCTGGGCGTGCAATCGGAACACAGCCTGGGGGTGCTGGCGCTCGATCAATGGGATGACTCGACCGAGGAGCTACCTGACACGGTCATCAGTTACCTCCAGCAGCCGCTGCTGCTTTCGTTCGCCAAGGCCTCGCATTTCAGCCGCGTGCACCGTCCGGCCTATCCGGACTACGTGTCGATCCGGGAGGTGGATGCAGAGGGCAACGTGCTCCTCGAACACCGCTTCATGGGGCTGTACACCTCGAAGGTGTATCGAGACGGGGTGGACCGCATTCCCTACCTGCGCCGTAAGGTCGAGGCGGTACGTAATGAGCTGGGGCTCGACCCGGACAGCCACCTGGGCAAGGAGCTCGACCAGACCCTGCAGGTGCTGCCCCGCGATGATCTGTTCCAGATGTCCCCGGAGGTCCTGCGCGAGACCGCCATCGGCATCGTGCAGATGCAGGAACGGGCCCGGATTCGTGTGTTTCTTCGCCGCGGAAACTACAGCCGCTTCTATTACTGCCTGGTATTCGTGCCGCGCGATCTGTATTCGACGGACATCCGACTGAAGATTCAGGCAGTGCTGATGGACCGGCTGCAGGCTACCGAATGCGAATTCTGGACCTATTTTTCCGAATCCATCCTTACCCGAACCCAGTTCATCCTGCGGATCGAGCCCTCGCGCATTGAGCACGACATCGATCATCAGCAGATCGAGCGGGACGTCATTCAGGCCTGCCGCGATTGGCATGACGACTTCCGCGACCGGCTCGAGGACAGCCTGGGGGAGGCGGAAGCGGTGATCGCCTGGGCGAACTTCGGGGAGAGCTTCCCGGCAGGCTACAGCGAACGCTTCACCACGGCGTCTGCCGTGGTCGACCTACGCCATCTCCTGTCACTCAGCGAGGCCGATCCACTGGGTATGAGCTTTTATCAGCCGCTCACGCAGCAGCAGGGGGTTCTGCATTGCAAGCTCTACCACATGGGAGAGCCGCTTCCGCTCTCGGACATCATGCCGATACTGGAGAACCTTGGCTTGCGCGTGATGGGCGAGTTTCCCTTCCGTATCGTCGGTGCGGACGGGCGCACCTACTGGATTCACGATTTCGAGTTCACCTACGCACTGGAGAGCACCCGCGATCTGCAGGAGGTCAACCAGCTGTTTCGCGATGCCTTCATCACCATCTGGCGCGGGCAGGCAGAGAACGACGCCTTCAATCGGCTGGTGCTGCTGGCCAACATGTCCTGGCGCGACGTGGCGCTGCTCAGAGCCTATGCGCGCTACATCAAGCAGATCCGCATGGGCTTCGAACTGCCATACCTTGCCAGCACGCTGGTTTCGCACTGGGATATCGCGCACGAGCTGGTGCGGCTGTTCAAGACGCGCTTCTACCTTGCGCGCAAGGCCAGCGCCGCCGAGCTGGAAGACAAGCTCGAGGCCGCGATCATCGGTGCGCTCGACGGTGTGGCGGTACTCAACGAAGACCGGATCCTGCGTCGCTATCTGGATCTGATCAAGGCCACGCTGCGTACCAACTTCTATCAGAATGATGAGCGGGGGCAGCCCAAGGAGTACATCAGTCTCAAGTTCGATCCGCAGCGGATCCCGGAACTACCGCTACCCCGGCCGATGTATGAGATCTATGTGTACTCGCCGCGCTTCGAGGGCGTGCATCTGCGCGGCGGCAAGGTCGCCAGGGGGGGCTTGCGCTGGTCTGACCGCGAGGAAGACTACCGTACCGAGGTGCTCGGGCTGGTCAAGGCGCAGCAGGTCAAGAATGCGGTAATCGTACCGGTCGGCGCAAAGGGCGGCTTCGTCCCCCGGCGCCTCCCCCTGGGAGGCAGTCGCGACGATATTCAACAGGAGGCCATCGCCTGCTACCGACTGTTCATCCGCGGCCTGCTCGACCTGACCGACAATCTGGTGGAAGGCGAGGTGAGCCCACCGGCGCAGGTGGTTCGCTACGATGACGATGATCCCTACCTGGTCGTGGCTGCAGACAAGGGCACTGCGACCTTTTCCGACATAGCGAATTCTATTGCGGCCGAGTACAACTTCTGGCTTGGCGACGCCTTCGCCTCGGGTGGTTCCGCTGGCTACGATCACAAGAAGATGGGTATCACTGCGCGCGGCGCCTGGGTCTCCGTCCAGCGGCATTTCCGCGAGCGCGGGGTGAACATTCAGGAAGAGCCGATCACGGTGATTGGCATCGGCGACATGGCCGGTGACGTATTCGGCAACGGCATGCTGCTCTCGCGCCAGCTCAAGCTGGTCGCTGCGTTCAATCACATGCACATTTTCATCGATCCGGATCCGGATCCCGAGCGCAGTTTCGAGGAGCGCCAACGCTTGTTCGATCTTCCTCGTTCGAGCTGGACCGACTATGACGCCAGTCTTATCTCCGAAGGCGGCGGAATCTTCGAGCGCAGCCTGAAACAGATCAGACTGACCGCGCGGATGAAGGAGCTGTTCGATATCGATGCCGATACGTTGACGCCGGCCGAGCTGATCAATCGTCTGCTCAAGGCGCCGGTCGATCTGCTGTGGAATGGCGGCATCGGTACCTACGTGAAAGGCAGTGGCGAAACCCATGCCGAAGTGGGTGACAAGGCCAATGACGCCCTGCGGGTGGACGGCCGCGATCTGCGTTGCCGCGTCGTCGGGGAAGGCGGCAACCTCGGCATGACCCAGCTCGGGCGTATCGAGTACGCATTGAATGGCGGCGGCGTGAATACGGACTTCATCGACAACGCCGGCGGCGTCGATTGTTCCGATCACGAGGTGAATATCAAGATCCTGCTCAACGAAGTGGTCGCGGCGCAGGACATTACGCTCAAGCAGCGAAATGAACTGTTGGCGAGCATGACCGAGTCGGTAGCCGGTCTGGTGCTGGATAACAATTACAAGCAGACCCAGGCCATCAGCCTCGCGCAGCGACAGGCGACCAAGGCGATGGGCGAATATCGGCGGTTCATCAATGCCATGGAAACGGCCGGCAAGTTGAACCGATCACTGGAGTTCATCGCTGCAGACGACACCCTTGCCGAGCGGTCTGCGCAGGGCGGCGGACTTACCCGGGCGGAGCTGTCGGTTCTGATCTCGTACTCGAAGGCCGATTTGAAAGAGACCCTGGCGGCGTCCGATCTGCCTGACGATCCGTACATGAGTCGCGAGCTCAAGACGGCCTTCCCGCCGATGCTGGTGGATCGGCACGGCGACGCCCTGGAACAGCACCGCCTGCGCCGGGAGATCATCGCCACCCAATTGGCCAACAACCTGGTCAACCACATGGGGATCACTTTCCTGCGGCGGTTGCAGCAGTCCACCGGTGCGCCGCCCGGCGATATCGCTCGCGCCTATGTCGTAGGACGGGATGTGTTCGGGCTGGAGGATCAGTTCGCGCGTATCGAAGCGCTCGACCATCAGATCCCGGCGGACATCCAGATGGATCTGATGGACGATCTCATGCGCCTTGGCCGGCGCTCGGCGCGATGGTTCATCCGCAACCGGCGGCTGGGATTGAAGCCCGAGCAGGAAGTTGCTCATTTCGCGCCGCGGATCGCCGAGCTGACCGAGCAGGCCGACGTCCTGTTCGAAGGTCCGGTCCGGGACGTCTGGGAAACCCGTTTTGATCAGTACTGCCAGGCTGGTGTGCCGGAATCCATCGCGCGTTTCGTTGCCGGCACCGGTCATTTCTTTACCATGCTCGGCATCATCGAAGCGGCTGACGAAACAGGTCAGCCCACCGAGCGCGTCGCACAGGTGTTCTTCTCGCTCGGCAGCGAGCTGCAGATGCCGTGGTTCACGCAGGTGGTCACCGGCCTGCAGGTCGACAGCCACTGGCAGGCCCTGGCGCGCGAGAGCTACCGCGATGATCTGGATTGGCAGGTACGAAGCATGACGGTCTCGGCATTGCAGCTCGCCGGAGAGGATCTCACGCCACAGGAGATCGTCGAGGTATGGTTGGACCGCAACCAGTTCCTCCTTCAGCGCTGGCGTGTCATGCTCGCCGAATTGAAAAGCGCGAGCAGTCATGACTACCCGATGGTGGCGGTGGCAATGCGCGAACTGCTGGATCTGGCGCAGAATGCCCGCCAGACTGCCATGGGAGCGCTATGCAACAACTGA
- the rmf gene encoding ribosome modulation factor — protein MRRLKRDPMERAFLRGYQHGVHGKSQDSCPFASPDVRQNWINGWREGRADHWAGFTGISGVHRLNEMHAVG, from the coding sequence ATGAGAAGACTCAAGCGTGATCCGATGGAACGAGCATTTCTGCGCGGCTATCAACATGGTGTTCATGGTAAATCACAAGATTCCTGCCCCTTCGCCAGCCCCGATGTACGACAGAACTGGATCAACGGGTGGCGTGAAGGCCGGGCCGATCACTGGGCCGGGTTTACGGGCATTTCCGGCGTGCACCGCCTGAACGAGATGCATGCTGTAGGCTAA
- a CDS encoding quinone-dependent dihydroorotate dehydrogenase produces MYSSLRSLMFRLPAETSHDLALDMIGAAGRLGIAERLAGPRLSRPVSLLGMTFDNPVGLAAGLDKNAVAVDGMAALGFGFVEVGTVTPRPQPGNPKPRLFRLPEAQAIINRMGFNNLGVDALLERLDAVRYRGVLGINIGKNAVTPVENAVDDYLHCLRRVYDRASYVTVNLSSPNTPGLRTLQYGDTLKVLLEQIKGCQMQLAGERGRYVPIAIKIAPDMTSEELELVASTLLEQGMDAVIATNTTLDRTAVEGLEHATEAGGLSGAPLTAASTEVIRTLAGTLAGRMPIIGVGGIFSAADAVEKVRAGASLVQIYSGFIYRGPELIRECVEALASMDR; encoded by the coding sequence ATGTATTCCTCCTTGCGCTCGCTCATGTTCCGCCTGCCGGCTGAAACATCACACGATCTGGCTCTGGACATGATCGGCGCCGCCGGGCGGCTGGGTATCGCGGAGCGCCTTGCCGGGCCCAGGCTTTCCCGGCCTGTCTCATTGCTGGGAATGACCTTCGACAACCCGGTCGGACTCGCCGCCGGACTGGACAAGAATGCCGTCGCGGTCGACGGCATGGCCGCGCTGGGCTTCGGTTTTGTGGAGGTTGGCACCGTCACCCCCAGGCCGCAGCCAGGCAATCCCAAGCCGCGTCTTTTCCGGCTGCCTGAGGCCCAGGCGATCATCAACCGAATGGGTTTCAACAATCTGGGCGTCGACGCGCTGCTCGAGCGCCTCGATGCCGTGCGTTACCGCGGAGTGCTCGGCATCAATATCGGCAAGAACGCAGTGACACCGGTGGAGAACGCGGTCGATGACTACCTTCATTGTCTGCGCCGGGTCTACGATCGAGCGAGCTATGTGACGGTGAATCTGTCGTCGCCCAACACACCCGGCCTCCGTACCCTGCAGTATGGCGATACGCTGAAGGTGCTGCTCGAGCAGATCAAGGGCTGTCAGATGCAGTTGGCGGGCGAGCGGGGCCGTTACGTTCCCATCGCCATCAAGATCGCCCCGGACATGACTAGCGAAGAACTCGAACTGGTCGCTTCGACCTTGTTGGAGCAGGGCATGGACGCCGTCATCGCGACCAACACCACGCTGGATCGGACTGCAGTGGAAGGACTTGAACACGCGACTGAAGCGGGCGGACTGTCTGGGGCGCCGCTTACGGCGGCTTCGACGGAAGTCATTCGTACACTGGCCGGCACGCTGGCCGGGCGCATGCCGATCATCGGCGTCGGCGGGATATTCAGCGCAGCGGATGCCGTCGAGAAAGTCCGCGCCGGGGCAAGTCTGGTGCAGATCTACAGCGGTTTCATTTATCGCGGGCCTGAGCTGATCCGCGAGTGCGTCGAGGCGCTTGCTTCGATGGATCGCTGA
- a CDS encoding DUF4381 domain-containing protein, with product MNEALAQQLIHPSSPPAVSWWPLAPGWWVLIAAAVLLCILLPLAARRLRRRGDRRSHAQQELQRISGQLTDRDWLTAHNSLIKRLLKAQGRDEATRLYGEAWLDYLCQSSPNVERVALQPLAGELYRPTAHLTQSQRRALVRELQRWMRHQNV from the coding sequence ATGAACGAGGCGCTGGCGCAACAGCTGATCCATCCATCCAGCCCGCCGGCCGTGTCCTGGTGGCCCCTCGCACCGGGATGGTGGGTGCTGATCGCGGCGGCAGTATTGCTGTGCATCCTGCTACCGCTCGCGGCGCGACGGCTGCGCCGCCGAGGCGACCGGCGCAGCCATGCCCAGCAGGAGCTGCAGAGAATCTCCGGTCAGTTGACTGACCGCGATTGGCTCACTGCGCACAATTCCTTGATCAAGCGATTGCTCAAGGCCCAGGGCCGGGATGAGGCCACTCGACTGTATGGCGAAGCCTGGCTCGACTATTTGTGCCAGAGCAGTCCGAACGTTGAACGCGTGGCGCTGCAACCCCTTGCCGGAGAGCTCTATCGGCCCACCGCCCATCTCACCCAGTCCCAGCGCCGCGCACTGGTGCGCGAGCTGCAACGCTGGATGCGCCATCAGAATGTTTGA
- a CDS encoding AAA family ATPase: MTHRDSLLELKSFLNQQIFGQEVLIDRMLICLLAGGHVLVEGAPGLAKTKAIKVLSEGIEADFHRVQFTPDLLPADITGTEIYRPETASFSFQQGPIFHHLVLADEINRAPAKVQSALLEAMAERQVSIGRQTYPLPELFMVMATQNPIEQEGTYPLPEAQLDRFLMHVRIGFPDAALERRILHLARGEAQGIEPRMNNKVSQTTIFAARQEVLEMFMADAVEEYLIQLVMATRRPEMYHPQLAEWLQLGASPRGTIALDRCARAHAWLAGRDFVSPEDVQAVVHDVLRHRLMLSFEAEAAGIDADRAIALLVESVAVV, encoded by the coding sequence ATGACCCACCGCGATTCGCTCCTCGAGCTCAAGTCGTTTCTGAACCAGCAGATTTTTGGCCAGGAAGTGCTCATCGATCGCATGCTGATCTGTCTCCTCGCCGGCGGGCACGTGCTCGTAGAGGGTGCACCGGGATTAGCCAAGACCAAGGCGATCAAGGTGCTGTCCGAAGGCATCGAAGCGGACTTCCACAGAGTGCAGTTCACGCCCGACCTGCTGCCTGCGGATATCACCGGCACTGAGATCTACCGTCCCGAAACGGCAAGTTTCAGTTTCCAGCAGGGCCCGATCTTTCATCATCTGGTGCTGGCAGACGAGATCAACCGGGCCCCCGCCAAGGTGCAGTCCGCGCTGCTCGAAGCGATGGCCGAGCGGCAGGTGAGCATCGGCCGGCAGACCTACCCCCTTCCCGAGTTGTTCATGGTGATGGCCACGCAGAATCCCATCGAACAGGAAGGCACCTACCCGCTGCCCGAAGCGCAACTCGATCGATTCCTGATGCACGTTCGTATCGGCTTTCCGGACGCGGCACTCGAGCGCCGCATCCTTCATCTGGCACGCGGCGAGGCGCAGGGAATCGAACCGCGCATGAACAACAAGGTCAGCCAGACGACCATCTTCGCTGCGCGGCAGGAGGTTCTCGAGATGTTCATGGCCGATGCTGTGGAGGAGTATCTGATCCAGCTGGTCATGGCGACCCGTCGTCCGGAGATGTATCACCCGCAGCTCGCCGAGTGGCTGCAACTGGGCGCAAGCCCGCGCGGCACCATTGCGCTCGACCGCTGCGCCCGCGCGCATGCCTGGCTCGCCGGTCGCGACTTCGTCAGCCCCGAAGATGTGCAGGCAGTGGTGCATGACGTGCTGCGCCACCGGTTGATGCTCAGCTTCGAGGCCGAGGCGGCGGGTATCGATGCCGACCGGGCGATTGCCCTGCTGGTTGAATCGGTTGCCGTGGTCTGA
- a CDS encoding DUF58 domain-containing protein codes for MTSESPGVVIDVTLDTLLGARQHCQQLPLFSRPMRTSRQAGRQYSRLRGRGVDFDQVRAYQPGDDIRNIDWRVTARSQKVHTKVFNEERERPVFIICEQSNRLCFGSQRYFKSSLVAEASALIAWTALSHNDRVGGMVFAPGICHEVRPRRNRGAILQLFRLLLEANGRLNPAQSSPAPDLSEPLNLALRHSREIIRPGSILYLLCDHAAIDLMQQSLLVPLAAHNDLILLPVHDRLDAELPRHGSLAFTQGGETLTIDTSDDSVRDAYHAQFLGRQQAWQRLASRLRCTLNPLETAHSPVEQLRNMLGGTAARART; via the coding sequence ATGACATCCGAATCGCCTGGCGTGGTCATCGATGTGACCCTGGACACGCTTCTCGGCGCACGTCAGCACTGCCAGCAGCTGCCCCTGTTCAGCCGCCCCATGCGAACCAGCCGCCAGGCGGGTAGGCAATATTCGAGACTGCGGGGACGCGGCGTGGACTTCGATCAGGTTCGCGCCTACCAGCCGGGCGACGACATCCGCAACATCGATTGGCGGGTCACGGCTCGCAGCCAGAAAGTGCACACCAAGGTATTCAACGAGGAGCGCGAGCGCCCGGTGTTCATCATCTGCGAGCAGAGCAATCGACTCTGCTTCGGCAGCCAGCGCTACTTCAAGTCTTCTCTGGTGGCCGAGGCCAGTGCCCTGATCGCCTGGACGGCACTGAGCCACAACGATCGCGTCGGTGGGATGGTTTTCGCCCCGGGGATCTGCCACGAGGTCCGACCCCGCCGCAACCGCGGCGCCATCCTGCAGTTGTTCCGTCTGCTGCTGGAAGCCAACGGGCGTCTGAATCCGGCGCAGAGCAGCCCTGCCCCGGACCTCAGCGAGCCGCTCAATCTGGCGTTGCGTCACAGCCGGGAGATCATCCGCCCCGGCAGCATCCTCTACCTTCTGTGTGATCACGCGGCAATCGATCTCATGCAGCAGAGTCTGCTGGTGCCGCTGGCGGCCCACAATGACCTGATTCTGCTCCCGGTACATGATCGGCTCGATGCCGAGCTGCCACGTCACGGTTCGCTGGCATTCACACAGGGAGGCGAAACGCTGACCATCGATACCAGTGATGACAGTGTGCGTGATGCCTATCACGCTCAGTTCCTCGGCCGTCAGCAGGCCTGGCAGCGCCTCGCCAGCCGCCTGCGCTGCACGCTCAATCCGCTGGAAACGGCCCACTCCCCTGTCGAGCAGCTGCGCAACATGCTCGGCGGCACAGCCGCAAGAGCACGGACATGA
- a CDS encoding vWA domain-containing protein, protein MFDFHWPLAFLALPLPWLLRRWLPADNRRSAALQVSFLPRLQQIPATQGESTQVARLSLLTIAVWLLLVSAAARPEWLGEPLSVPSSGRDLMLAVDLSGSMEYRDMQLDGEDVDRLTILKHFLGEFIERRHGDRVGLILFGSSAYVQAPLTLDRDAVSQWLDESFIGLAGRETAIGDAIGLSIKRLADQPATSRVMILITDGASTAGRLSPLQAARLAAEQQIRIFTIGVGAERAAGQSPAGLLDQADPSVDLDEDTLKELAHLTGGRYFRARDAEDLESIHASMDQLEPALHDSAPVRAATPLYPWPLGLALLASLAWAAWHGGRDAV, encoded by the coding sequence ATGTTTGACTTCCACTGGCCTCTGGCATTTCTGGCCCTGCCGCTGCCCTGGCTGTTGCGGCGCTGGCTACCCGCCGACAATCGGCGTAGCGCGGCGCTGCAGGTGAGCTTCCTGCCGAGGCTGCAGCAGATCCCGGCCACCCAGGGCGAGTCCACGCAAGTAGCCCGGTTATCCCTGTTGACCATCGCCGTGTGGCTGCTGTTGGTGAGCGCGGCGGCTCGCCCGGAATGGCTCGGAGAGCCGCTGTCGGTGCCGTCGAGCGGACGCGACCTGATGCTTGCGGTCGATCTTTCGGGAAGCATGGAATATCGCGACATGCAGCTCGACGGCGAAGACGTCGATCGGCTGACGATACTCAAGCATTTTCTGGGCGAGTTTATCGAGCGTCGCCATGGCGACCGGGTTGGCCTGATCCTGTTCGGATCCAGTGCCTATGTCCAGGCTCCCCTGACGCTCGATCGCGACGCCGTTTCCCAGTGGCTGGACGAATCGTTCATCGGTCTTGCCGGGCGGGAAACCGCGATCGGGGATGCCATCGGGCTGTCCATCAAACGCCTCGCGGACCAACCCGCTACCAGCCGCGTGATGATCCTCATAACGGACGGCGCCAGCACTGCCGGAAGACTGTCGCCGCTGCAGGCGGCCCGGCTGGCTGCCGAACAGCAGATCCGGATTTTTACGATAGGCGTCGGCGCCGAGCGCGCGGCCGGCCAGTCCCCTGCCGGGCTTCTGGACCAGGCCGACCCGTCGGTAGACCTCGATGAGGACACGCTCAAGGAGCTTGCTCACCTGACCGGTGGCCGGTACTTCCGAGCCCGCGACGCAGAGGATCTCGAGAGCATTCACGCCAGCATGGACCAGCTCGAGCCAGCGCTGCATGACAGCGCACCCGTACGCGCAGCAACGCCGCTTTACCCTTGGCCCCTGGGTCTCGCGCTGCTGGCAAGTCTGGCCTGGGCGGCCTGGCACGGAGGCCGCGATGCTGTTTGA
- a CDS encoding DUF2835 domain-containing protein: MQQLIIDIALPADRYLAWYRGSAQRVLMHSRDGRRVSLPAHHLRPFLTHDGVYGAFVMRFTDDGKLLSLERLDS, translated from the coding sequence ATGCAACAACTGATCATCGACATCGCTCTGCCTGCCGACCGGTATCTTGCCTGGTATCGCGGCAGTGCCCAGCGTGTGTTGATGCACAGTCGGGATGGCCGGCGGGTGAGCCTGCCGGCGCATCATTTGCGTCCCTTTCTCACGCATGACGGCGTTTACGGGGCCTTCGTCATGCGTTTTACCGATGACGGCAAACTACTCTCCCTGGAGCGCCTGGACAGCTAA